A single region of the Anaerostipes rhamnosivorans genome encodes:
- the ygfK gene encoding putative selenate reductase subunit YgfK: MSDIMTSIPFSRLLEWVVEEKEDKGTIFGIRRPFKADPADTAEIFGRKLETPIGPAAGPHTQLAQNIVAAYVAGSRFFELKTVQIMDGEELSACVNKPCILAEDEGYNCEWSTELYVPQAMEEYIKAWFLLHILSKEYGLGTADGFQFNMSVGYDLAGIKSEKINTFIDTMMDAGESSIFRECMRDARAMAKRLKNVTEEDVEAIPAKICNSATISTLHGCPPQEIESIADYLLKEKGLHTFIKCNPTLLGYDFARKTMDDMGYDYMVFGDFHFKDDLQYEDAVPMLKRLMELADKKGLEFGVKITNTFPVDVKEHQLPSEEMYMSGKALFPLSISLAAKLSKEFGGNLRISYSGGADAYNIEEIIDTGIWPVTVATTLLKPGGYQRLTQMAKKLQESKVLRPFEGIDAEAVSKIAEKAKSDKHHVKAAKPLPSRKMKQPVPLLDCYVAPCKEGCPIHQDITAYMPLADEGKYKEALEVIMERNALPFITGTICAHNCMSKCTRNFYEEPVHIRDNKLKAAQGGYEEVLKALKPAEENGKKAAVIGGGPAGMACAYYLAKAGTKVTLYEQSGSLGGVVSQVIPEFRISSSLVEKDASFLEKLGVDIQLNVRIDNAPALKNQGYDAVILAVGASKPGELPLEKGGVINALEFLKEFKQNDGHVMIGKNVAVIGGGNTAMDTARAAKRTEGVEHVYLVYRRTKRYMPADEEELLMAVEDGVEFKELLSPVLLEDGELVCKAMELSDPDETGRRGVKSTGQRVKIPADTVIAAVGEQVPSSFYQENGIHVDSRGRAKTDPETLMTNKEGIYVIGDGLSGPATVVEGMRDAMKAAEHILGIPVSKGEDNPSSKEDCCEKKGILKDTQEEKDQSRRCLGCDVVCENCVDVCPNRANVSIHVPGFEKDQVIHIDYMCNECGNCRSFCPYESAPYLDKFTLFANENDMENSKNEGFTVLDLMEQKCQVRYLGETMTVNLKDGSCAVTEGLRRLMTVVCEDYAFYLL; this comes from the coding sequence ATGAGCGATATTATGACGTCAATCCCGTTTTCACGGCTGCTTGAGTGGGTCGTGGAGGAGAAGGAAGATAAAGGAACGATTTTTGGGATCCGCAGGCCTTTTAAGGCGGATCCGGCTGACACTGCGGAGATCTTCGGACGGAAGCTGGAGACACCGATCGGGCCGGCGGCAGGGCCTCACACCCAGCTTGCTCAGAACATTGTGGCGGCCTATGTGGCAGGAAGCCGTTTCTTTGAACTAAAGACCGTACAGATCATGGACGGGGAAGAGTTGTCCGCCTGTGTCAACAAACCGTGCATCCTTGCGGAGGATGAAGGATATAACTGCGAATGGTCCACGGAGCTTTATGTTCCACAGGCGATGGAAGAATATATCAAAGCCTGGTTTCTGCTTCATATTCTTTCTAAAGAATATGGGCTTGGGACTGCGGACGGATTCCAGTTTAATATGAGTGTCGGGTATGACCTGGCAGGGATCAAGTCAGAAAAGATCAACACCTTCATCGACACCATGATGGATGCAGGGGAAAGCAGTATTTTTAGGGAGTGTATGAGGGATGCCAGGGCAATGGCCAAAAGGCTTAAGAACGTAACGGAAGAAGATGTAGAAGCCATTCCGGCTAAGATCTGCAATTCCGCCACGATCTCAACACTCCACGGATGTCCGCCACAGGAAATCGAGAGCATCGCAGACTACTTATTAAAAGAAAAAGGCCTGCATACATTTATTAAATGTAATCCCACACTGCTTGGATATGATTTTGCCAGAAAAACCATGGATGACATGGGATATGATTATATGGTGTTCGGTGACTTCCATTTTAAAGATGACCTTCAGTATGAGGATGCGGTCCCGATGCTTAAAAGGCTCATGGAGCTTGCAGATAAAAAGGGACTGGAATTCGGTGTAAAGATCACCAACACGTTCCCTGTGGATGTGAAGGAACATCAGCTTCCAAGTGAAGAAATGTATATGTCAGGAAAGGCACTGTTCCCGCTGTCTATCTCTCTGGCGGCAAAGCTGTCCAAAGAATTTGGTGGAAACTTAAGGATCTCCTATTCCGGAGGCGCGGATGCCTACAATATCGAGGAGATCATCGACACCGGAATCTGGCCGGTCACCGTGGCTACCACGCTGCTGAAGCCCGGCGGTTACCAGAGACTTACCCAGATGGCAAAGAAGCTTCAGGAGAGCAAAGTCCTGCGGCCGTTCGAAGGGATTGATGCAGAGGCAGTATCTAAGATCGCAGAGAAAGCTAAATCGGATAAGCACCATGTGAAAGCTGCAAAACCTCTTCCGTCCAGAAAAATGAAACAGCCGGTTCCTCTTTTGGACTGTTATGTGGCGCCGTGTAAGGAGGGATGTCCGATCCATCAGGATATCACCGCCTATATGCCGCTGGCTGACGAAGGAAAGTACAAAGAAGCACTGGAAGTCATCATGGAAAGAAATGCGCTTCCGTTTATCACGGGAACGATCTGTGCCCATAACTGCATGAGCAAATGCACCAGAAACTTTTACGAGGAACCGGTACATATCCGTGACAATAAGCTGAAAGCAGCCCAGGGTGGTTATGAAGAAGTGCTAAAGGCACTGAAACCGGCAGAGGAGAACGGAAAGAAGGCGGCTGTCATCGGAGGAGGACCGGCAGGTATGGCATGTGCATACTATCTGGCCAAGGCCGGAACCAAGGTCACCTTATATGAACAGAGCGGTTCCCTTGGAGGTGTAGTATCTCAGGTGATCCCTGAGTTCAGGATCTCGTCCTCTTTGGTGGAAAAGGATGCCTCTTTCCTGGAGAAGCTGGGCGTTGACATCCAGCTGAATGTAAGGATCGACAATGCACCGGCTCTTAAGAACCAGGGATATGATGCGGTGATCCTGGCAGTGGGAGCCTCCAAACCGGGAGAGCTGCCTCTGGAAAAGGGAGGTGTGATCAATGCGCTGGAATTCCTGAAGGAATTTAAGCAGAATGACGGTCATGTGATGATCGGAAAAAATGTAGCAGTTATCGGTGGCGGCAACACAGCTATGGACACCGCAAGGGCCGCAAAGCGGACCGAGGGAGTGGAGCATGTTTATCTTGTTTACCGCCGGACAAAACGATATATGCCTGCCGATGAGGAAGAACTTTTGATGGCTGTGGAAGACGGCGTGGAGTTTAAAGAACTTTTGTCCCCGGTACTGTTAGAAGACGGGGAGCTGGTCTGCAAAGCCATGGAGCTGTCTGATCCTGATGAGACGGGACGAAGGGGAGTCAAGAGCACAGGACAGCGTGTGAAGATTCCTGCAGATACGGTGATCGCCGCAGTTGGAGAACAGGTTCCCTCAAGCTTTTATCAGGAAAACGGAATCCATGTGGACAGCAGGGGAAGAGCAAAGACAGACCCTGAGACCCTGATGACTAACAAGGAAGGGATCTATGTGATCGGAGACGGGTTGAGCGGCCCCGCTACGGTAGTAGAAGGCATGAGGGATGCCATGAAAGCGGCAGAACATATTCTTGGCATTCCGGTTTCAAAGGGAGAAGACAATCCTTCTTCAAAAGAGGACTGCTGCGAGAAGAAGGGAATTCTTAAGGATACACAGGAAGAAAAAGACCAGAGCAGAAGATGCCTTGGGTGCGACGTGGTATGCGAAAACTGTGTGGATGTCTGTCCAAACAGGGCAAATGTATCCATCCATGTGCCTGGGTTTGAGAAAGACCAGGTCATCCATATTGACTATATGTGCAATGAATGTGGAAACTGCAGGTCCTTCTGTCCGTATGAAAGTGCCCCTTATCTGGATAAATTCACTCTTTTTGCGAACGAAAACGATATGGAGAACAGCAAAAATGAAGGATTTACCGTGCTGGATCTTATGGAACAGAAGTGCCAGGTAAGGTATCTGGGAGAAACTATGACAGTGAACTTAAAGGATGGAAGCTGCGCAGTGACAGAGGGCTTAAGAAGGCTGATGACTGTTGTCTGCGAAGACTACGCATTTTATCTGCTTTAG
- the ssnA gene encoding putative aminohydrolase SsnA — translation MRIVGNGRMITRDVSCPFLEDGAVVMDGNKIIEVGQTKDIKQAYKEAEYIDAKGGVIMPAFINAHEHIYSAMARGLSINGYDPKGFLDILDGMWWTIDRNLSPEQILQSARATYIDSIKNGVTTVFDHHASFGNITDSLFIIEEAAKELGVRSCLCYEVSDRDGKEKAREAVLENSRFISHALKDDSDMIAGMMGMHASFTISDETMELAAANKPEEVGYHIHVAEGIEDLHHCLKHYGKRIIDRLMDCGVLGEKTLLGHCIYVNEHEMDLIRDTETMVVHNPESNMGNACGCPPTMRMVEKGILTGLGTDGYTHDMTESYKVANLLHKHSLCDPNIAWAEVPKMLFENNAKIANRYFKRPLGVLRKGAAADVIIVDYDPLTPMNEGNINGHILFGMSGRNVVTTIGNGKVLMKDRRLLVADEAEAMAKCREEAAKLAHTING, via the coding sequence ATGAGAATTGTCGGGAACGGAAGAATGATCACGAGAGATGTCAGCTGTCCATTTTTAGAAGATGGCGCTGTTGTCATGGACGGAAATAAAATCATAGAAGTAGGCCAAACAAAAGACATAAAACAGGCTTATAAGGAGGCGGAGTATATAGATGCTAAGGGAGGCGTCATTATGCCCGCCTTCATTAATGCCCATGAGCATATTTACAGCGCCATGGCGAGAGGACTTTCCATCAACGGATATGATCCCAAGGGATTTTTAGACATTCTGGACGGTATGTGGTGGACCATTGACCGGAACCTTTCACCGGAACAGATCCTTCAGAGTGCAAGGGCAACCTACATTGACAGTATTAAAAATGGAGTGACAACCGTATTTGACCATCATGCAAGTTTTGGGAATATCACGGACAGTCTCTTTATTATAGAAGAAGCGGCAAAGGAGCTGGGGGTCAGGAGTTGTCTGTGTTACGAGGTTTCCGACAGGGATGGAAAGGAAAAGGCCAGAGAGGCTGTTTTAGAAAATTCCAGATTTATCAGTCATGCCCTGAAGGACGACTCTGATATGATCGCGGGGATGATGGGAATGCATGCGTCGTTTACGATCTCGGATGAGACTATGGAACTGGCGGCTGCCAATAAGCCCGAAGAGGTGGGTTATCACATCCATGTGGCAGAGGGGATCGAAGATCTGCACCACTGTCTAAAGCATTACGGCAAGAGGATCATTGACCGGCTCATGGATTGCGGGGTGCTGGGTGAGAAAACACTGCTTGGCCACTGTATCTATGTGAATGAGCATGAGATGGACCTGATCAGGGATACGGAAACTATGGTCGTACACAATCCGGAATCCAACATGGGAAATGCCTGTGGATGTCCTCCCACCATGCGAATGGTGGAAAAGGGAATCCTTACTGGACTTGGAACTGACGGATATACCCATGATATGACCGAATCCTACAAGGTGGCAAATTTATTACATAAGCATTCCCTCTGTGATCCAAATATAGCCTGGGCGGAAGTCCCTAAAATGCTGTTTGAGAACAATGCAAAGATTGCGAACCGGTATTTCAAGAGACCTCTTGGAGTCCTCAGAAAAGGAGCGGCAGCAGATGTGATCATCGTGGATTATGACCCGCTGACACCGATGAATGAGGGAAATATAAACGGTCATATCCTGTTCGGAATGAGTGGAAGAAATGTTGTGACGACCATCGGAAACGGAAAAGTCCTGATGAAGGACCGCAGGCTTCTTGTAGCCGATGAAGCTGAGGCAATGGCAAAGTGCAGGGAAGAAGCTGCTAAGCTTGCACATACCATCAATGGTTAG
- a CDS encoding helix-turn-helix transcriptional regulator, with the protein MNPELELLKQMAHTIAMQFGKDCEVIIHDLTCEDMEHTIVHIENGHVTNRKLGDGPSAVVLETLHKHPEDIKDHYAYQIKTSDGKILKSTTTFVKGDDGRVHYIVAINYDISALLMIDASLQSLMHVEEQKKEEPTAIVGNVHDLLDSLIEQSVALVGKPAALMNKEEKVKAIQFLNDAGAFLITKSGDKVAKYFGISKFTLYSYIDVNK; encoded by the coding sequence ATGAATCCGGAATTGGAACTTTTAAAACAAATGGCACACACCATTGCCATGCAGTTCGGGAAAGACTGTGAGGTCATCATCCACGATCTGACCTGTGAAGACATGGAGCATACGATCGTACACATCGAAAACGGACACGTCACAAACCGGAAATTGGGAGACGGCCCTTCTGCCGTCGTTCTGGAAACTCTTCATAAGCATCCGGAAGACATTAAAGACCACTATGCATATCAGATAAAGACATCCGATGGAAAGATCTTAAAATCAACCACTACATTTGTAAAGGGCGATGACGGCAGGGTCCACTATATTGTCGCCATCAACTATGACATCAGCGCTCTTCTAATGATCGACGCTTCCCTTCAGTCCCTCATGCATGTGGAGGAACAAAAAAAGGAGGAGCCCACAGCCATCGTAGGCAACGTACACGATCTGCTGGACAGTCTGATTGAACAGTCTGTTGCACTGGTCGGAAAACCGGCGGCCCTTATGAACAAGGAAGAGAAAGTGAAGGCGATCCAGTTTTTAAATGACGCCGGAGCATTCCTGATCACAAAGTCCGGTGATAAAGTCGCAAAGTACTTTGGCATATCAAAGTTTACTTTATACAGCTACATTGACGTTAACAAATAA
- the dpaL gene encoding diaminopropionate ammonia-lyase, producing METIKWAVNEMPKTDDRHLDIMALDEIQKARTFHESFPQYSKTPLARLNCMADFLGLHSIYVKDESYRFGLNAFKVLGGSFSMARYIAKETGRDVRDLPYPVLVSEDLKKEFGQATFFTATDGNHGRGVAWAANKLGQKAVVFMPKGSTKTRLQNILAENATATIEEVNYDECVRMAAAAAAKTPHGVVVQDTAWDGYEEIPAWIMQGYGTMAMEADEQLNEDGCGRPTHVFIQAGVGSLAGAVQGYFANRYPDNPPKVIVVEAESAACLYKGAVKKDGSIQIVDGDMPTIMAGLACGEPNTLSWDILKNHVDTFTACPDWVSRKGMRMLSAPLKGDPQVISGESGAAPFGLLASIMTMDEYKDLREHLGLDRDSKVLLFSTEGDTDPDRYKQIVWEGKDK from the coding sequence ATGGAAACAATCAAATGGGCAGTCAATGAGATGCCGAAAACCGATGACAGGCATTTGGACATTATGGCACTGGATGAGATACAGAAAGCCAGGACATTCCACGAAAGCTTTCCCCAGTACAGTAAGACTCCCCTTGCCAGATTAAACTGCATGGCCGATTTCCTGGGACTTCACAGCATCTATGTAAAGGATGAGTCCTACCGCTTCGGGCTGAATGCGTTCAAAGTCCTTGGAGGATCCTTTTCCATGGCCCGCTACATAGCAAAAGAGACTGGGAGGGATGTGAGGGATCTGCCTTATCCCGTGCTGGTCTCTGAAGACCTGAAAAAGGAATTCGGGCAGGCAACCTTCTTTACCGCCACAGACGGAAATCATGGGCGGGGCGTCGCATGGGCAGCAAACAAACTGGGACAGAAAGCCGTGGTCTTTATGCCGAAAGGCTCCACAAAGACCAGGCTCCAAAACATTCTGGCTGAAAATGCAACGGCTACCATCGAAGAAGTAAACTATGATGAATGCGTCCGCATGGCCGCTGCCGCGGCGGCAAAGACACCTCACGGAGTGGTCGTACAGGATACTGCATGGGATGGATACGAAGAGATCCCGGCCTGGATCATGCAGGGCTACGGCACAATGGCTATGGAGGCCGATGAACAGCTAAATGAAGACGGCTGCGGACGGCCCACCCATGTGTTTATCCAAGCAGGCGTAGGTTCTCTGGCAGGTGCGGTACAGGGCTACTTTGCCAACCGTTACCCTGATAACCCGCCGAAGGTCATCGTGGTGGAGGCTGAATCCGCCGCCTGCCTCTACAAAGGGGCTGTGAAAAAAGACGGCAGCATCCAGATCGTGGACGGGGATATGCCTACGATCATGGCCGGCCTTGCCTGTGGGGAGCCCAATACACTCTCCTGGGATATTTTAAAGAATCATGTGGACACTTTCACTGCCTGCCCTGACTGGGTATCCAGAAAAGGAATGCGTATGCTTTCTGCTCCCCTGAAAGGAGACCCCCAGGTCATCTCGGGAGAATCAGGAGCAGCTCCTTTCGGACTTTTGGCAAGTATCATGACCATGGATGAGTATAAAGACCTCCGTGAGCATTTAGGACTAGACCGTGACTCAAAAGTTCTCCTCTTCTCAACCGAAGGAGATACTGACCCGGACCGCTACAAACAGATCGTCTGGGAAGGAAAAGACAAATAA
- a CDS encoding YgeY family selenium metabolism-linked hydrolase has product MDFNKIKEAAQNYEADMTKFLRDIVKFPGESSDEEAHVNRIAEEMNKLGFDKVEIDPMGNVLGYMGTGETLIGYDAHIDTVGVGNLDNWEFDPYEGFESDMEIGGRGTSDQLGGIVSAVYGAKIMKDLGMLNDKYTVLVTGTVQEEDCDGLCWQYIVNEDKVRPEFVVSTEPTDGGIYRGQRGRMEIRIDVDGVSCHGSAPERGDNAIYKMADILQDVRSLNENDAEDKTEIKGLVKMLDEKFNKEWQEARFLGRGTVTTSEIFFSSPSRCAVADSCSVSLDRRMTAGETWESCLDEIRALPNVKKYGARVSMYEYARPSWKGLTYPTECYFPTWVIPEDHDVTKAMADAFEGLYGEPRIDKWTFSTNGVSIMGRFGIPCIGFGPGHEDQAHAPNEKTWKAELVTCAAVYAALPTVYCEKK; this is encoded by the coding sequence ATGGATTTTAACAAGATCAAAGAAGCCGCACAAAACTATGAAGCAGATATGACAAAATTTTTGAGGGATATCGTAAAATTCCCCGGAGAGAGCAGCGATGAGGAAGCCCATGTCAACAGAATCGCCGAAGAGATGAACAAACTTGGATTTGACAAGGTAGAGATCGATCCCATGGGCAATGTTCTTGGATATATGGGAACCGGTGAGACACTGATTGGATACGACGCCCACATAGATACCGTAGGCGTGGGAAATCTCGACAACTGGGAATTTGATCCCTATGAAGGTTTTGAATCCGACATGGAGATCGGCGGCCGGGGTACCTCTGACCAGTTAGGCGGTATCGTATCTGCTGTCTACGGTGCAAAGATCATGAAAGACCTTGGTATGTTAAATGACAAATATACCGTATTAGTCACAGGAACAGTCCAGGAAGAGGACTGTGACGGCCTGTGTTGGCAGTATATCGTCAATGAAGATAAAGTCCGCCCCGAATTTGTCGTATCCACCGAGCCTACGGACGGCGGCATCTACCGCGGACAGAGAGGACGTATGGAAATCCGCATTGACGTGGACGGTGTATCCTGCCACGGCTCTGCTCCGGAGCGCGGTGACAACGCGATCTATAAGATGGCTGATATTCTTCAGGATGTGCGGTCCCTCAATGAAAATGACGCGGAGGACAAAACCGAGATCAAAGGCCTCGTAAAGATGCTGGATGAAAAGTTCAACAAGGAATGGCAGGAAGCCCGCTTCTTAGGCCGCGGAACCGTCACAACTTCTGAGATCTTCTTCTCATCACCGAGCCGCTGTGCTGTTGCCGATTCCTGCTCCGTTTCTCTGGACCGCCGGATGACAGCCGGTGAGACCTGGGAGAGCTGCCTGGATGAGATCCGCGCCCTTCCGAATGTAAAGAAATACGGTGCCAGGGTTTCCATGTATGAATATGCAAGGCCGTCCTGGAAAGGCCTGACCTACCCAACGGAATGCTACTTCCCTACCTGGGTGATCCCTGAGGACCACGACGTGACAAAGGCCATGGCCGATGCCTTTGAAGGATTGTATGGAGAGCCAAGAATCGATAAGTGGACCTTCTCCACCAACGGAGTTTCCATCATGGGCCGCTTCGGTATCCCTTGCATCGGATTCGGACCGGGACATGAAGACCAGGCCCACGCGCCAAACGAAAAGACATGGAAGGCTGAACTTGTGACCTGCGCCGCTGTCTACGCAGCACTTCCGACTGTCTACTGCGAAAAGAAATAA
- the ygeW gene encoding knotted carbamoyltransferase YgeW, translated as MNSLQDYIDRLNQLNFKEMYQNDFFLTWEKTDDELEAVWLVADALRFMREHNISTKVFESGLGISLFRDNSTRTRFSFASACNLLGLEVQDLDEGKSQIAHGETVRETANMISFMADVIGIRDDMYIGKGNAYMHEVADSVEQGNKDGILEQRPTLVNLQCDIDHPTQCMADMLHIIHEFGGVENLKGKKLAMSWAYSPSYGKPLSVPQGVIGLMTRMGMDVVLAHPEGYDVMPEVEEVAKKNAEKSGGTFKKTNDMAEAFKDADIVYPKSWAPFAAMEERTDLYGKGDFDGIDRLEQELLKQNAEHKDWACTEELMKTTKDGKALYLHCLPADITGLSCEEGEVDESVFDRYRNPLYKEASYKPYVIAAMIFLSKFEDPQAILQKLEENKKPRIFE; from the coding sequence ATGAATTCATTACAGGATTATATTGACCGCTTGAACCAATTAAATTTTAAAGAGATGTATCAGAACGACTTTTTCCTGACCTGGGAAAAGACCGACGACGAGCTGGAGGCCGTATGGCTGGTGGCTGACGCCCTGCGTTTCATGCGCGAGCACAATATTTCCACCAAAGTATTTGAGAGCGGTCTGGGAATCTCTTTATTCCGGGACAACTCAACCAGGACCCGCTTCTCCTTTGCCTCTGCCTGTAACCTGCTGGGCCTGGAGGTCCAGGATCTGGACGAAGGCAAATCCCAGATTGCCCACGGGGAAACTGTCAGGGAGACCGCCAACATGATCTCCTTTATGGCAGACGTCATCGGAATCCGGGATGACATGTACATTGGAAAAGGAAATGCCTACATGCACGAAGTGGCAGACTCTGTAGAACAGGGAAATAAAGACGGCATTTTAGAGCAGCGCCCGACACTTGTAAACCTGCAGTGCGATATCGACCACCCGACCCAGTGTATGGCAGATATGCTCCATATCATTCACGAATTCGGCGGTGTAGAAAATCTGAAAGGCAAAAAACTGGCTATGTCCTGGGCTTACTCTCCTTCCTACGGAAAACCGCTCTCTGTTCCTCAGGGTGTCATCGGTCTTATGACCAGAATGGGCATGGACGTGGTTCTGGCTCATCCGGAAGGTTACGATGTTATGCCGGAAGTGGAAGAGGTTGCAAAAAAGAATGCGGAAAAATCCGGTGGAACCTTTAAAAAGACCAATGATATGGCAGAGGCATTCAAAGACGCTGATATTGTCTATCCAAAAAGCTGGGCTCCGTTTGCCGCTATGGAAGAACGGACAGACCTCTACGGAAAAGGTGACTTTGACGGCATTGACCGCCTGGAACAGGAACTGCTTAAACAGAACGCAGAACATAAAGACTGGGCTTGCACTGAAGAATTAATGAAAACCACAAAAGACGGAAAAGCCCTCTATCTCCACTGCCTGCCGGCTGATATCACCGGACTGAGCTGTGAGGAGGGAGAAGTGGACGAGAGCGTCTTTGACCGCTACCGCAATCCGCTCTACAAAGAAGCAAGCTACAAACCGTACGTGATCGCTGCCATGATCTTCCTGAGCAAATTTGAAGATCCTCAGGCAATCCTTCAAAAGCTTGAAGAAAACAAGAAACCGAGAATCTTTGAATAA
- the arcC gene encoding carbamate kinase, giving the protein MYTRKRIVIALGGNALGDTLPEQMLAVKSTSKAICDLIEDGHEVVIVHGNGPQVGMINNAMSALSREDENQPNTPLSVCVAMSQGYIGYDLQNAIREELRKRGFLRTPVVTIITQVRVDEKDPAFGNPSKPIGRFLTKEEADFQAKEYGHIMKEDAGRGYRRVVASPKPKEIVELGAIKNLVDSGRVVITCGGGGIPVILKDDHLSGASAVIDKDFASALLAKELDADVLIILTAVEKVAINYGKENEQWLSELTVEQAEKFIEEGHFAPGSMLPKVQAAIDFAGSKKGRTAMITLLEKAKDGIMGKTGTRIHQ; this is encoded by the coding sequence ATGTATACAAGAAAAAGAATCGTCATCGCTCTGGGCGGCAACGCTCTGGGAGATACACTGCCGGAACAGATGCTGGCGGTGAAATCCACATCCAAAGCTATCTGTGATCTGATCGAGGACGGCCATGAGGTTGTCATCGTTCACGGCAACGGACCTCAGGTAGGTATGATCAACAATGCCATGAGCGCATTGAGCCGGGAAGATGAAAACCAGCCCAACACTCCCCTCTCTGTGTGTGTAGCCATGAGCCAGGGTTATATCGGTTACGATCTACAGAACGCAATCCGGGAAGAACTGAGAAAACGCGGATTTCTCCGCACTCCCGTAGTGACCATCATAACTCAGGTGCGGGTGGATGAAAAGGATCCTGCCTTTGGAAATCCGTCCAAACCCATCGGACGTTTTCTGACCAAAGAGGAGGCAGATTTCCAGGCAAAAGAATACGGCCACATCATGAAGGAGGACGCAGGACGCGGATACCGCCGTGTAGTCGCTTCCCCAAAGCCAAAAGAGATCGTGGAACTGGGAGCCATCAAAAACTTAGTGGACTCAGGACGGGTCGTGATCACCTGCGGCGGAGGCGGGATTCCGGTCATCTTAAAAGACGACCATCTGTCCGGTGCCAGCGCAGTCATTGACAAAGACTTTGCCAGTGCCCTGCTGGCAAAAGAACTGGATGCGGATGTATTGATCATACTGACTGCAGTGGAAAAGGTAGCCATCAACTACGGTAAAGAAAACGAACAATGGCTCTCCGAACTGACCGTTGAGCAGGCTGAGAAGTTTATTGAAGAAGGCCACTTCGCTCCCGGCTCCATGCTGCCGAAAGTCCAGGCGGCCATAGACTTTGCAGGTTCAAAAAAAGGCCGGACCGCCATGATCACGCTTCTGGAAAAAGCTAAAGACGGTATCATGGGAAAAACCGGAACCCGGATCCACCAATAA